One window of the Cryptomeria japonica chromosome 7, Sugi_1.0, whole genome shotgun sequence genome contains the following:
- the LOC131039566 gene encoding adenylate-forming reductase 06235-like has protein sequence MAVQTITMRRLTQKKAETRLSVILLDQGLFTVYKRLFITTFALNVTALILAATGHFPYAEKETVLFSVGNILALVLCRSEVFLRILFWVAVKMLGRSWVPIPLKTAATSFLQCLGGIHSGCGISSIMWLIYSLVQILRHRESTSGVIISVAAAILELLFISSAAAFPLVRHVHHNFFEEIHRFAGWIALALLWAFVILTASYNPTKRAYKLRFLDLVKKQDFIFTLLITLLIIFPWLTVRKVAVQVSAPSGQASLIKFGGGVNPGLLGQISRSPLSDRHAFGIISDGKYENMMLAGAVGDFTTELVSDPPKFLYTRYIHFAGLPYLINMYEKVVVVATGSGIGVFLSFMLQCSRADVYFIWVAKAIQRNFGDEIVRKIESYPSEKMIVHDTAVSGHPNVAELTVKAVRDWSAQVVIVTSNPRGSRDVVKKCRREGIPAFGPIWDS, from the exons ATGGCTGTTCAGACCATCACAA TGCGGCGCCTAACCCAAAAAAAAGCAGAGACACGTCTTTCAGTGATATTGCTGGATCAGGGCCTGTTTACAGTCTATAAAAGATTGTTCATCACAACTTTTGCATTAAATGTTACTGCACTCATTTTGGCTGCCACCGGCCATTTTCCATATGCGGAAAAAGAAACAGTTTTATTCTCAGTGGGCAACATTTTAGCCCTGGTGCTGTGCAGAAGTGAAGTTTTTCTGAGGATCCTATTCTGGGTAGCCGTCAAAATGCTGGGCAGGtcgtgggttccaatcccactcaAGACCGCCGCCACTTCTTTTCTTCAGTGCTTAGGAGGAATCCACAGCGGTTGTGGGATTTCGTCCATTATGTGGTTGATTTACTCCCTCGTACAAATTCTCCGCCACAGGGAATCAACAAGTGGTGTTATAATTAGTGTTGCAGCCGCCATTCTGGAGCTTCTGTTCATAAGTTCGGCAGCGGCATTTCCACTGGTCCGCCATGTCCATCACAACTTCTTCGAAGAAATCCACCGTTTTGCAGGCTGGATAGCCCTTGCATTGCTCTGGGCTTTTGTCATTCTCACTGCATCATACAATCCAACAAAGCGGGCATACAAATTACGTTTCTTGGATCTTGTaaagaaacaagatttcatttttACATTGCTCATCACCTTGCTCATAATCTTTCCATGGCTGACTGTCAGAAAGGTCGCTGTCCAGGTGTCGGCGCCATCCGGACAAGCTAGTTTGATAAAATTTGGCGGCGGAGTAAATCCCGGCTTGCTTGGCCAGATTAGCAGATCTCCTCTCTCAGATCGGCACGCCTTCGGAATAATCTCCGACGGGAAATATGAGAACATGATGCTCGCGGGAGCAGTTGGTGATTTTACCACAGAACTGGTTTCTGATCCACCGAAATTCTTGTATACTCGCTATATTCATTTTGCAGGATTGCCTTATCTAATAAACATGTATGAGAAAGTGGTGGTGGTGGCTACAGGATCCGGCATTGGCGTTTTTCTGTCTTTCATGCTGCAGTGCTCTCGTGCAGACGTGTATTTTATTTGGGTGGCGAAAGCCATACAGAGAAATTTTGGAGACGAGATTGTTAGAAAGATTGAAAGCTACCCTTCAGAAAAGATGATTGTTCATGATACGGCTGTTTCAGGGCACCCAAATGTGGCGGAATTGACAGTGAAAGCAGTGAGAGATTGGAGCGCCCAAGTTGTTATTGTGACAAGCAATCCGAGGGGTAGTCGAGACGTTGTGAAGAAATGCAGAAGAGAAGGGATTCCAGCTTTTGGGCCAATTTGGGACTCTTAA